From Halorussus lipolyticus:
CAGGTCCTCGATGTACTGGAGGTCCATGTCGAGCAGGGCCGCGGTTGCGCCCACACCCGCCGTGTTGCGCATGACCTCGCGGCCGTGTTCCTTGGCCAGACCTCGGAGGTCGAGGTCGTAGACGTGCCAGTCGTTCTCCTCGACGCGCTGGTCGAAGTCCTCGATTTCGCTGGCGTCGAGCAGGCCGGAATCGTAGACGATGACGCCGCCTTCGCGCAGTTCGTCCAGATTCTCCGACAGCGGCTTGATTTCTTCGTTGCCGTAGTAGGCCTCCTCTTGGGGGTTCCGGGCGAAACTGTCACCCAGCGCGAGGAGGAAGTTGTAGTTGTCTCCTCGGGACTTTACAGGCTCGTCTTTCGCCCGAATCTCTACGTAGGTGTGGCCGCCGCGAATGCGCGACGGGTAGTGTCGGTGCGTGAAGACGTTCAGGCCCGAGCGCATCAGCGCCTTGGCGAAGTTCTGGCTCGTCGAGTCGATTCCGTCACCGGAACCGCCCGCGATTCGCCAGATGAGTTCGTCATCAGTCATATTTGTAGCTCACGGCCGTTAGGCCCAGTGATTGTAGATAAATCGGGGAATCAGTAAAGCCTTTGCTATAGATTAGCAAGGAATGTTCATGAGGGTTTTGCGGTAATGGTAAGTTTCTAACCTTCCAAGGAGAAGTCGCCATTTGGTTAGAAATTTGGACTAATTAGCCTGTTATCAGAATATATTAGTTTACTCTTTAAATACATAACTTTTTAAGTAAAAGGGAGCTAACCGGCCACATGTGGAAGCAGACGCTGGTCGGTCTCGCCGTCCTTCTCGTCGTGACGACCCCCGTCGCCGGAACGCTCGGTGCGCACGTCGCCGCTCCTACAGCCGACGCTAGCCCCGCGAACGAGGCCCCACTCGCCGACGCCGGCCTCGACCAAGACGTGCGAAAAGGCGCGACGGTGCTCCTCGACGGCACCGGTTCGCGCGACCCCGACGGGCGTATCGAAGCCTACGACTGGTCGATTCGAACGCCGAGCAACCAGACCATTACCCCGGACTGCACCGACTGTAACCGAACCCGATTCACCCCGGCCGAGACGGGGCGCTACCGCGTCACGCTGACTGTCACCGACGAGGAGGGCGCAAGCAGTGCCGACACCCTCTACGTCGAAGTCTCGCCGGGCACGAAGCCCACAGTCTCAGTCTCGGGGCCACAGCAATCGACGACAGGCGCGACGGAAACGTACTCCGCGGACCTCAGCGCAGGGTCCGCGACACTCGACTACATCGTCTGGACTATCGACGGCGTCGAACTCGCAAACCACTCGCTCTCGCCGGCCCAGTCCGGCGACACCGTGTCGAAGCATTTCCCGACCGTCGGCAACCGGTCGCTTACCGCGACGGTCCACGACGTAGACGGGCAAACCGACACGAGTTCTCTCACGACCAGCGTCCGCCGCCAGCAAGACTCACCCTCAGAGCCACCGGAGGAAGGAAGTATCGCAGATGGCAACTCGCCGACTGTCTCCGGTGATACGCTCGTCACCGGGTCTCGGCCACTCCGAGGCACCTACTCGGTTCAACTCGACTCCTCGGCGCAGTCGGTCGCATCGGTCGAATGGCGGAACGCCGCGGGACGCATCGGTAGCGGTCAAGCACTGAGCAGAGACTGGGAACCCGGCAACCACGAACTCTACGCTCTCGTCACCTACACGGACGGTTCTGAGAACGTGGCCACGTTTTCAGACGGGACGATGACAGTCGTGGCCGACCCTCGACCGAACGCCTCGTTGTCCTCGCTCGACCGATACGGCGTGATTTCGGGAACGGCCAACGGCATCGACGAGTACGAGAATCTCGACACGCTCCGCGTCGAAGTCGACGGAGAAACTGTCGCCACGGCTGGCTCGAGTGTCCGCCTCGACACGGACTACGAGCAGATGGTCCATTTCTCCTCGGACGACTTCACGCCCGGTGAGAGTCACTCGGTGACAGTCATCGCCACGGACGAACGCGGCCAAACGACGAGCGTGTCTCGGGAGATTACACCGGTGAAAGAACCGGAAATCGTTCGCTCGGAGTTCGTCAATGGACCGGTTGACTCGTATCACGAGCGAATTGACCCAAAGCGGTATGTTGCGCATCACGTTCTGGAAATTGATCTTAATGGTGTAGATATAGAGAATTTAGAGATTGATTTTAGCTCAGAAGATCGCTTTGTGAGGAAGCTATATACAAATAATCATGGACAGTGGCAGGAACACAAAAATGGAGATATTATCACACATACTTACTGGTCTGGTAAGAGGCCGAAAGAATACGACATAAATATCGATTCAAGTGCTTCCCCACACGGCTTAGATGTAATATGGAAAAACAAGCGTTCCTCATCATTCCAAGTTACGAAAAGCAAACCAGAACTTCGGTTAGACGTACTTAACGACGGGACTAAAGACGAAATTACGAGAGAGCATGGAATCTCTGTGAACGCGAGCGGTTCATTTGACCCTGATGGCACTGATCTCAAATATATCTGGAAATACGGTGCAGAGCCGACGAAGCCAGATAACACGACAGCGAAGTTCTACGCCTACGACCGAGCGGCTACCATCGTAGAAGATCAGTACGACCTCCGAACGAAGCGTAATTTCAATTTCCTTGACTACTTCGTTCCGGATATAGCTGGAACAAACGTCACAAGTACCGGCCCATACTACGCTGACGATACAGTACGGATTAGCGTGGAAACGGAACCGTATCACTTCTC
This genomic window contains:
- a CDS encoding PKD domain-containing protein, coding for MWKQTLVGLAVLLVVTTPVAGTLGAHVAAPTADASPANEAPLADAGLDQDVRKGATVLLDGTGSRDPDGRIEAYDWSIRTPSNQTITPDCTDCNRTRFTPAETGRYRVTLTVTDEEGASSADTLYVEVSPGTKPTVSVSGPQQSTTGATETYSADLSAGSATLDYIVWTIDGVELANHSLSPAQSGDTVSKHFPTVGNRSLTATVHDVDGQTDTSSLTTSVRRQQDSPSEPPEEGSIADGNSPTVSGDTLVTGSRPLRGTYSVQLDSSAQSVASVEWRNAAGRIGSGQALSRDWEPGNHELYALVTYTDGSENVATFSDGTMTVVADPRPNASLSSLDRYGVISGTANGIDEYENLDTLRVEVDGETVATAGSSVRLDTDYEQMVHFSSDDFTPGESHSVTVIATDERGQTTSVSREITPVKEPEIVRSEFVNGPVDSYHERIDPKRYVAHHVLEIDLNGVDIENLEIDFSSEDRFVRKLYTNNHGQWQEHKNGDIITHTYWSGKRPKEYDINIDSSASPHGLDVIWKNKRSSSFQVTKSKPELRLDVLNDGTKDEITREHGISVNASGSFDPDGTDLKYIWKYGAEPTKPDNTTAKFYAYDRAATIVEDQYDLRTKRNFNFLDYFVPDIAGTNVTSTGPYYADDTVRISVETEPYHFSKQTYYNDFSLGLAVANPDATVSRWESVSAPDSSHSEPTEDAYKYVGIVEVPATEISAHDSTVTAYNVNNTRKETKTTLPEVEVLLENREYWSDVSIENLTYLVKKPKIREVTVRSEEKRDQYLDEEYHINKIEEDTKYILEERVKTQEAKYGKVTKRFSNKRFRGQFLDSMRKWYADGVVREQETRIQRSSSWFDASTTSSPRKWNDLSLWNGEQSGETREVKVQDAEYETEKKYRYEYKVEKTRTKIVERCSLRFGCRDVEVTETYTVTKSDTYWATSSRGYDHEFTGRTRRIKIEDAVYETQFEVEYKSKSTEWVTDYKAARDKKVQKAQYDWKARTSTMDYVVARKKASGRSDWRITEESVPAWVLVRDDGTSKYWTDVYANKSHVAKTQVKITGQFTKEFYNPKTGNVTKKIEHRTTEQTDTGAKNAEDIYKNITTGEEDSKWCERKASCPEENGGD